One Streptomyces drozdowiczii DNA segment encodes these proteins:
- the truA gene encoding tRNA pseudouridine(38-40) synthase TruA: MSDEVEPGFVRVRLDLAYDGKDFSGWAKQTARRTVQGEIEDALRTVTRSSRTYDLTVAGRTDAGVHARGQVAHVDLPEEVWAEHAEKLLRRLAGRMAPDVRVWRIKEAPPGFNARFSALWRRYAYRVADRPGGVDPLVRGHVLWHDRPLDVAAMNAAAARMTGEHDFAAYCKKREGATTIRTLQKLHWVRDAETGIITGTVQADAFCHNMVRALVGAMLFVGDGRRPDPWPAEVLAAAVRDPGVHVVRPHGLTLEEVAYPADELLAARAVEARNVRTLPGAGCC, translated from the coding sequence GTGAGTGACGAGGTGGAGCCCGGCTTCGTACGGGTACGGCTGGACCTGGCCTACGACGGCAAGGACTTCTCGGGCTGGGCGAAGCAGACCGCGCGGCGGACGGTCCAGGGCGAGATCGAGGATGCGCTGCGGACCGTGACCCGCTCCTCACGCACGTACGACCTGACGGTGGCCGGCCGCACCGACGCCGGGGTGCACGCCCGGGGCCAGGTCGCCCACGTCGACCTGCCGGAAGAGGTGTGGGCCGAGCACGCCGAGAAGCTGCTGCGGCGGCTCGCCGGGCGGATGGCCCCCGATGTGCGGGTCTGGCGGATCAAGGAGGCACCGCCGGGGTTCAACGCCCGGTTCTCCGCGCTGTGGCGCCGTTACGCGTACCGCGTCGCCGACCGCCCCGGCGGCGTCGACCCCCTCGTCCGGGGCCATGTGCTCTGGCACGACCGGCCGCTGGACGTGGCCGCGATGAACGCCGCAGCGGCGCGGATGACCGGGGAGCACGACTTCGCGGCGTACTGCAAGAAGCGCGAGGGCGCGACGACGATCCGGACGCTCCAGAAGCTGCACTGGGTGCGCGACGCGGAGACCGGGATCATCACCGGGACCGTGCAGGCGGACGCCTTCTGCCACAACATGGTGCGGGCCCTCGTCGGGGCGATGCTCTTCGTGGGCGACGGGCGGCGCCCCGATCCGTGGCCGGCCGAGGTGCTGGCCGCCGCCGTGCGCGACCCCGGGGTGCATGTGGTGCGCCCGCACGGGCTGACGCTGGAGGAGGTCGCGTATCCGGCGGACGAGCTGCTGGCGGCGCGCGCGGTGGAGGCGCGCAATGTGCGGACGCTCCCCGGGGCGGGCTGCTGCTAG
- the rplQ gene encoding 50S ribosomal protein L17 encodes MPKPAKGARLGGSAAHEKLLLNNLAKSLFEHGRITTTEAKARRLRPVAERFITKAKKGDIHNRRLVLQSITDKGVVHTLFTEIAPRYENRPGGYTRITKIGNRRGDNAPMAVIELVEALTVAQQATGEAEAATKRAVKEDAAKKDETPVESVEDAKDA; translated from the coding sequence GGGTGCCCGTCTGGGCGGCAGCGCCGCGCACGAGAAGCTTCTTCTCAACAACCTCGCGAAGTCGCTGTTCGAGCACGGCCGCATCACCACGACCGAGGCCAAGGCGCGCCGCCTGCGTCCGGTCGCGGAGCGTTTCATCACCAAGGCGAAGAAGGGCGACATCCACAACCGTCGCCTGGTGCTGCAGTCGATCACGGACAAGGGCGTCGTCCACACGCTCTTCACCGAGATCGCCCCGCGGTACGAGAACCGCCCCGGTGGTTACACCCGCATCACCAAGATCGGCAACCGTCGTGGCGACAACGCCCCGATGGCCGTCATCGAGCTGGTCGAGGCGCTGACCGTGGCGCAGCAGGCCACCGGTGAGGCCGAGGCCGCCACCAAGCGTGCGGTCAAGGAAGACGCGGCCAAGAAGGACGAGACCCCGGTCGAGTCCGTCGAGGACGCGAAGGACGCCTGA